Part of the Capsicum annuum cultivar UCD-10X-F1 chromosome 12, UCD10Xv1.1, whole genome shotgun sequence genome is shown below.
ttgaaaactacaaatacctaaaaaaaatatatatatgacacataaataaaataaatatttaataaagataaataagagcaaaataattttaaaactttttttaattaatattttcttaagggaCGTATAAAAGAGAAATACGACAGAGAAAACAATAACGAAGAGAGTTACTCCCTCTGTCTATCTATACTTGTCTAGTATGTTAAAATTATATATCCAACAATAATGGTTCAGATTGGAAAATCAATTGATAATTTATGACTTTGtgcctattttatctttattattatgcATAAAATTTATTACATCAAAATGGGTGATATAGAAATTTCACCcatattattatttgtttcttaAGATGTGAATCAagtcaataaataaataagtaaagatggaTCGAGGAATTAATGAAAATTTGCATTTAACTCcattaaatattttcttgaaacaaGTAAAAATAGCAATATAACCTTGCCAAACTAGTACTATAAATATTGGCTTTTCCCTATGAGTTTGCTCAGTTTCATCTTTCTaatcattcttatttttattattttatagctCTAGttattttctttgtgttttatatctttttttatttggttgaaATGGCAAAATCCCCAGAAGAAGAACATCCAATTAAGGCATTTGGATGGGCAGCTAGAGACACTTCTGGTGTTCTTTCTCCTTTCAACTTTTCAAGAAGGTACTCATTATGTTATTACAAGTCCAAATTaattctatatgtatttttttcggATTTAAGTTATATAAACTGACAGCGTAAAAATATCTTTTGTGTGATCAGTGTTGTTTAACCTATCatagtatatatatgttagttatcattgttatttcttatacatATGAGTACAAGTTGATGGTTCTCATAGAAAATTTACTTATACCTTGTAAATAACCTGattgcttaaatattttttttgccgCATTACTACCTTGAATTTAGTGCATCCCTCCATTGAGAAGGAAGGAGAAGTAGTGACCaagtcagaattttcattgaagggttcagaagtaaatatacaaaTTAATCGAATGGTTCAAcgtctactatatatacataaaaaataattttaactatatataaatagtactccttccatttcataataaatgaattgttagaGTATTTTTTGTGttccaaaataagtgaatcattaaaaagaaatttcaaatttaccAAGGATTTGACAACCAAGGGACCATATCAACTGAAAAAGAATGACATAAATATGAttttgtactttgaaaaagggtaaaaatggaaaactatgttaaatttatgtgtttgattttttttcttaatctgtgtgtcaaaatccaacaattcatttatatgaaatggaggaagtataattttttgttgaaggAGTTCGGATGAAACCCTGAATGAAAGGTGGCTCCGCCCTGATGGGAAGTCTTCAAGCAACAGTAAAGTTGTTTGACCTATAATTCTCAAGTTTGAGCTGTGAAATCAGCTACATAAACCTCCTTAGGGGTAGTCTTTCCCCAAACTCTATGTGAACACAAAATGTTTCGTGCAtcgaactattttttttttttgttaattagtGCATGgaatttaaatggtttaatttaTGGTGCAGGGCTACTGGGGAGAAAGATGTGCAATTCAAGATTTTCTATTGTGGAATTTGCCACACAGATCTTCATTTTCTCAAGAATGAATGGGGAGTCACCAGATATCCTATAGTTCCAGGGTAAGAAATTCATGACTTTATCTAATACTCGTAactgtttaaataatttttacattatcAGGTTATTTTTAGTACTTGTTATAGTCGATAATTTACCGTATTTTTAATATGGGGTCTCGCCGTATACGCTCTAGATATCTTTTTTTTCATCAATCTTATAATAAAATTTCTGcatcataattttgatataacTAATTAATGTCTATAGTACTATTCATGTATTATTAATATTTGCATTATGCTTCATGTATTATGACTAGTGCAAATACTTATATAcgaaccaaacaacccctaacagtatttattaattatgaatAAGTATATCGAGGTCCTATTGAAAATAACTAGATTCTCTCAAGGTCAGAAGCGGTTGTAGAGTATTAATATTAGGTTGATCTGgattcaatattttcaacatgtAATACAAAGTTATGTGTAAAAATTCACGaaaatcacaataaataatagGCACGAGCTCATAATTTTGAAGCTAAAATTTTggatccatatatatatacacacacactttGTTCATGGATGATAGAAAATGACTAGTACTCAGCTTATGATAAAACTTAGTCATGTATCGATGTTTACGTCAAATCAATGAATACATGTTAACTGTCATTTATAGTCAAGGGATATGTAAATATCCAGTGTTGATAAATTGTTATTATGTCACACTCCCTCCggttcaaaataaatatatttttggcccctcttttatatttcaaaatgaatgatttattttttaaaattcaaagatgtattaatttttttttcaagttactTTTTTAAGTGGTACGCCAAAATCcttaaaattcatttattttggaatgGAGGGAGCATTAAATATTAACAAACTTGAAACTTTTACCATGATGGGCTGTATTAaatcttttatgtaataaagtTAGCATTTAGTGCCAACTTCCAATGTAGGTGGATGTAACAACACACAATAACTATACACCATGCCCCTACTAGTACTACCACAACTTATTGCCATTTTTGTCAATGTTTCTAACATTTATGTACCTTGTTTTTAACTTAATTGTCTGACAATAGGCATGAAATTGTGGGGGTAGTGACAGAAGTTGGTACCAAAGTTGAGAAATTTAAGATTGGTGACAAAGTTGGTGTTGGATGTCTAGTAGGATCATGTAAAAAATGTGACAATTGTTCAAATGATCTTGAAAATTACTGTCCTAAACAAATAATGACATATGGTCACCCGTACCACGATGGCACGATGACCTATGGTGGTTACTCCGATCTCATGGTTGTCGATGAGCACTTTGCAGTCCGTTGGCCGGAGAATTTATCGATGGAAGCTGCGCCATTGTTATGTGCAGGGATCACAACTTATAGTCCATTGAAATATTTTGGGCTTGACAAGCCTGGAATGCACATTGGTGTTGTTGGTCTTGGTGGACTTGGCCATATGGCTGTCAAATTTGCTAAGGCATTTGGAGCTAACGTCACAGTTATTAGTACTTCTACTGGTAAAAAAGATGAAGCCCTTCAACATCTCGGTGCGGATAAGTTTTTACTTAGCAACAATCCTGAGCAGATTCAGGTTTGTATAAATTCAGGgcttttttttatgttaaatgAATATTGTATGTGCAATGTTGTTTTATATTATAGGTGGCAACTGAGCGTGTTAGGTCAAATTGATAAACGAGTCATGATCCAATACATCCAAAGTTTGTTTTGGTCAAAATGTGTTAGGGTCAAATAGGTCAAATTGTGAGTCATAATCCAACCTGTTCAACATCTCGGTGCGGATAAATTTTTACTTAGTAACAATCCTGAGCAAATTCAGGTTTGTATAAATTCAGGGCTTTTTTCTATTAAATAAATATGTGCAATGTTGTTTTAAATTATAGGTGACAACTAAGCGTGTTAGGTCAAATTGATAAACAATCATGATCCAATCCATCTGAAGTTTGTTTTGTTCAAAATGTGTTAAGGTCAAATAGGCCAAATTGTTGGTCACAATCCAACTCGTTCAACATGTTTCGTAGCTAATTTGGTCAAGGTTCAAAATTCCGATTATTTTGAATAGTGTTTTTACTTAGAAAATGTGTTTGAAAA
Proteins encoded:
- the LOC107850546 gene encoding 8-hydroxygeraniol dehydrogenase, translated to MAKSPEEEHPIKAFGWAARDTSGVLSPFNFSRRATGEKDVQFKIFYCGICHTDLHFLKNEWGVTRYPIVPGHEIVGVVTEVGTKVEKFKIGDKVGVGCLVGSCKKCDNCSNDLENYCPKQIMTYGHPYHDGTMTYGGYSDLMVVDEHFAVRWPENLSMEAAPLLCAGITTYSPLKYFGLDKPGMHIGVVGLGGLGHMAVKFAKAFGANVTVISTSTGKKDEALQHLGADKFLLSNNPEQIQGAMNTLDGIIDTVSAVHPLLPLIGMLKPHGKLVMVGAVAQPLEVPVFPLLIMGRKLIAGSCIGGMKETQEMLDFAAKHNITPDVEVVAMDYVNTALDRLLKSDVKYRFVLDIGKTMNSV